The genomic DNA GTCGAGCCCACCGTCTGGGCGTATCCGGATCGTCCCCCGCAGGCACTCACCGTCGAGCAGCTGGCCCACATGGCACGCATCGCGGTGGAACTGGGCGCGGACATCCTGAAGATCCAATTCGCCCCGCCGGCGGACGAGTTTCGAACCATCATCGAAGAGAGTCCGGTCCCGGTCGTGATCCTCGGCGGCGTGCGCAGCAGGAGTGCGGCCGAACCCCTCGAGGTGGCGCGGCAGGCCGTGGCGGCCGGCGCAGCCGGGCTGGTCTTCGGGCGCAACGTGTGGCAACAGCCCGACCCGGCGGGAGTCCTTTCCCGGTTGGTGGAGGTTGTTCACGGCACGCCAGGATGACGGGCCCGGCGAGCTTTCGAGGTACCCGGCACCCAACCGGACACCCGGTTGGGGCAAGGAAGAATGGGGGCCGGGCTATTGCCCGGCCCCGGTTGAGACGTCGCGCCCGCGATGTGGCAGGGCGGCCGTTCACATGTCAGGCGACCAAGAGCTCCTCGACCAGTCGCGTCGCTTCGCGCAGTTCGTAGACAACCCGGTTTCGCCCCCGAACCAGCGAATTGGCCGCGAAGAACGCCTCGAGGCTACCCTCCGGCAGGGCAGCCAGGCGTTCGGCCGCGGCCAGATCCGGAAGCGGCGGGATCTGCAGCGCCGGGTCCTGGCGAAAGCGGTCTTGGCGCGCGAAGTGCAGCCGCACCAGAATGCGGCTGAGCCGCAAGAGCGCCTGGTTGAGGGCCCGCGGCGATACCTTCCCTGCCTGCTGCGCTGCCCGGAGCCTGGCGAGGGCGCCATCCAGCCGGTCGAGCTCGTCCAGGACGGGCTGCAGGTCCCCGCGGGCCCGCACCGCGTTCGCATATCCAGAAGCGGCCTGCCGCATGTCGGCCACGGTCGCCCGGAAGTCGAACGGCAGCACCTCGGCGGTGGCCAGCCTCCACACTGCAAGCCCGTAGACCCGGGTGTCTCGCGTCAGCAGGGCGCGGTCGGCCACCTCCAGGGTGTCAGCCTCGGTGTGCCACTCGATGTTGCCACCGCAGCCGCCGACGCCGTAGTAGCCCTTCGCCTGGCGCAGGGCGTCCGGCATGGTCGAGGACAGCATGAAGGCCGCGCTGATTCCGAGGTTGTTGAACGAGTAGTCTCCCGCCCGTGGCGGCCGCCCGCCGCGAGCCTCCTGCCCGGTCAGATCCCGGACGACCTGGCGGGCGAACCCTTCCAGCTCGGGCGTCCACGAGACGTCCTCAAACACCTCGGCCCACCGGCACCCGGGCGAGTCGCAGTTGAGGTGGGCGACGCAGTGTTCGGCCAGATCGAGCGCGAACGTGTCCGCATACCACGTCGATCCTGCGTAACGCCCCTGTGAGTGGCCGGGCCACCAGGCCACGCGCACGCTTCGGCGCAGCCGCTCCCGGTGCTGCCAAAGCGCCAGCGCAATCTCCAGCATCGCCCCGTCGCCGACGGCGTTGTCGCCGACGCCAACGTGCCAGGAGTCGAGGTGGCCGTGCAGGAGCACGAATGCCTCCGGTTCGCCGGCCCCGGGGATGGTGGCCACGACCACGGGACAGGAGAACAGCCCCTCCTCCAGGCGGGTCACCACGGTAACCTCCAGCAACCGGCCGGCAGCCTCGGCCTCCCGGGCCGCCGCAACCAGGCGTCGCCCATCCGGCCTGCTCACGGCCGCCACCGGGATGGCCGGCCTCCGGTGCTGGTTTTCCAGGTCAGGGCCGCCCCAGATGGGTGTGCAGACGGCCTCGTGGATGCGCTCGCCGGGGCTGACGAAGAGGGCGGCGGCCGCCCCCCGAGCCTGCAGGTCGGCCACCTTTTGTGGCAACGGCAGCCCCTCGGTGAGCGCCACGGCCCCCTCCAGGTCGCGCCTGTCCGGTTCGCCCAGGCCCGATTGGAAGAGGTCGGCGCTTCCCCAGGCAAACCCGGATGGGACGTAGGCAAGCCGAGCGGTACGCCCGCCGTCTCCCGTCGAGACCGAAAACGACGGCGTCTTGGCTCGAACGCGCAGGCCGCTCTCACCGCCGAGCCGCACCTGCGCGCCCCGGGGCAGGCTCAGGTACAGTTGCGGCGCGTGCACGGCCACCGGCACGCCCGCCGCTTGCAGGCGTTCGGCGATGTAACGGGCGGCCCGGCGTTCGTCCTCGGAGCCGGATTCCCGGTTGAGGGTGGCGAAGTATTCGACCAGCCGCCACGCTTCGTCTCCCGTGATGGTTTGGACAAAAGCCCGTTCCGCGGGGCCGAGGCCGGCGGATGTTTGGCCCGCATGTTGCGTCTCTTGCATCGTTGACCTTTCCATCTCATCCCCCGAGACGTTGGCGCTTTTCTCGGTTCTCAGAACCCTTCTCACTCAGGCTGCTCCCGAGGCGGCGTGGTTCGGGGCGCTCGGCGCCCGCCCGCCGTCAGGCTCCGCCGCCCCCTGCGCCTTGCCGGGCCATCAGCGCGGCGTATGTGTGCAGCCACCGCACCATCGAGATCTCGAAGTCCAGCACGCCCTGCACAGTGCAGTACTCGTCGGTGGAGTGCTGCCGCCCGCCGTGCCCCATGCCGCCGGTGACGTAAGGGATCCCGAGCACCCGCTCGAAGACGTAGTAGGGTGCCGAACCCGGGTTGAGGGGCCAGATCTGGGGCGTTGCCCCCATGGCGCGGTACGTGTCGAGCATCGCCTGCACCGCCGGCTCGTGCAGCCCCACCTTGGACCACGGGCAGGTGTTGAGCACCCGCATCTCGATGTCAGCGTACCCGTGCCGATCGAGATGCCG from Bacillota bacterium includes the following:
- a CDS encoding M28 family peptidase — translated: MQETQHAGQTSAGLGPAERAFVQTITGDEAWRLVEYFATLNRESGSEDERRAARYIAERLQAAGVPVAVHAPQLYLSLPRGAQVRLGGESGLRVRAKTPSFSVSTGDGGRTARLAYVPSGFAWGSADLFQSGLGEPDRRDLEGAVALTEGLPLPQKVADLQARGAAAALFVSPGERIHEAVCTPIWGGPDLENQHRRPAIPVAAVSRPDGRRLVAAAREAEAAGRLLEVTVVTRLEEGLFSCPVVVATIPGAGEPEAFVLLHGHLDSWHVGVGDNAVGDGAMLEIALALWQHRERLRRSVRVAWWPGHSQGRYAGSTWYADTFALDLAEHCVAHLNCDSPGCRWAEVFEDVSWTPELEGFARQVVRDLTGQEARGGRPPRAGDYSFNNLGISAAFMLSSTMPDALRQAKGYYGVGGCGGNIEWHTEADTLEVADRALLTRDTRVYGLAVWRLATAEVLPFDFRATVADMRQAASGYANAVRARGDLQPVLDELDRLDGALARLRAAQQAGKVSPRALNQALLRLSRILVRLHFARQDRFRQDPALQIPPLPDLAAAERLAALPEGSLEAFFAANSLVRGRNRVVYELREATRLVEELLVA